TTTGTGAAGGGGACTTTCCGGGCGCATGAGAAGGGCTTTGGATTTGTGCTTCCTGAGGATCAAGAGCTGGATGATATTTTTATCCCGCCAACGCAAGTGAATAACGCGATGAATGGGGATATTGTTTTTGCTAATATCACGAAGATTAAGGGTGATAATTTAGCGGAGGGTATGATTCATAAAATTGTGGAGCGGAAAACGTCGCAAGTTGTTGGGACGTATATGGAAGATTTGATGGGCGATCCGATTGTGATTCCGGATGATAAAAGGACTTTTGGACAGGTGGAAATTGATCTTGCAAGTGGTCTGAAACCTGTGGATGGTCATAAGGTTATCGTGGAATTGACGGAATACCCTGAGGGGCGTAATCGTGCGCGTGGGATTGTCAAAATGATTATTGGGCATCGGAATGATCCAGGTGTCGATATTTTGTCGATTATTCATAAGCACGGAATTCCAATTGCGTTTCCGGATGATGTGATGGAGGAGGCTAATAAAGTTCCTGCTGAAATCGCGGAGAGCGAGATTGGGGCGCGTCGTGATTTACGTGATCAGGTTATTATTACGATTGATGGCGCGGATGCGAAAGATTTGGATGATGCTGTAACAGTGTCGCAACTTCCGAATGGCAATCATAAACTTGGCGTGCATATTGCGGATGTAAGTTCGTATGTGACGGAGGGTTCGGCGCTTGATCGTGAGGCGGCGGAGCGTGGTACGAGTGTATACTTGGTGGACCGGGTTATTCCGATGATTCCACACCGTTTGTCGAACGGGATTTGTTCGTTGAATCCACATGTGGATCGGTTTACGATGTCTTGTGAGATGGAGATTGACGACGCTGGAACGGTTGTTTCGCATGAGATTTTTGAAAGTGTGATTAATACGACGGAGCGGATGACCTATACGGATGTCAATGATATTTTAGTGGCGGAGGATGCGGATTTGCGTGTGAAATATGCGGAAATCGTGCCAATGCTTGAGGATATGTATGCTTTATCGAAGGTTTTGAATAAGAAACGGGATGCGCGTGGAGCGATTGATTTCGACTTTAAGGAAGCGCGTGTTGTTGTGGATGAAGAGGGGCGTCCGACGGGAGTTGTGACGCGGGAACGTTCGGCTGGTGAGCGCCTAATTGAGGAGTTCATGTTGGCGGCCAATGAATGTATCGCGGAGCATTTTTTCTGGATGCAAGTACCGTTTATTTATCGTATCCATGAAAATCCTAAGGAAGAGAAGTTGCAGCGTTTCTTCGAGTTTATTACGAACTTTGGTTTGGTTGTGAAGGGGACGGCGAATGATGTTCATCCGCGGGC
The sequence above is drawn from the Listeria weihenstephanensis genome and encodes:
- the rnr gene encoding ribonuclease R, translating into MKKIEDKILEFMKESPKKTFSLDDLEAEMGLQDADDFKAMVKSLVAMEDRGDVIRTKKNRYAFPEELDFVKGTFRAHEKGFGFVLPEDQELDDIFIPPTQVNNAMNGDIVFANITKIKGDNLAEGMIHKIVERKTSQVVGTYMEDLMGDPIVIPDDKRTFGQVEIDLASGLKPVDGHKVIVELTEYPEGRNRARGIVKMIIGHRNDPGVDILSIIHKHGIPIAFPDDVMEEANKVPAEIAESEIGARRDLRDQVIITIDGADAKDLDDAVTVSQLPNGNHKLGVHIADVSSYVTEGSALDREAAERGTSVYLVDRVIPMIPHRLSNGICSLNPHVDRFTMSCEMEIDDAGTVVSHEIFESVINTTERMTYTDVNDILVAEDADLRVKYAEIVPMLEDMYALSKVLNKKRDARGAIDFDFKEARVVVDEEGRPTGVVTRERSAGERLIEEFMLAANECIAEHFFWMQVPFIYRIHENPKEEKLQRFFEFITNFGLVVKGTANDVHPRALQQVLEEVKGKPEEMVVSTIMLRSMQQAKYDTANLGHFGLSTEYYTHFTSPIRRYPDLIVHRLIREYLIHGDIDDATMAKWAERLPEIAEHTSKMERRAVDAERETDELKKTEYMVDHVGEIFKGIISSVTNFGLFIELPNTIEGLVHVSTMKDDYYQFHQNQLAMIGERTGRVYRIGDEVEVEVTKVDVDHREIDFALRSLGKETPGFKRSKKTVEISKSFKKNKNRPSGDKKRKDNDTSRKKGKQDGGDAGQPKKKKKKPFYQGVAKGTKPKKPRR